The following coding sequences lie in one Arachis hypogaea cultivar Tifrunner chromosome 9, arahy.Tifrunner.gnm2.J5K5, whole genome shotgun sequence genomic window:
- the LOC114924454 gene encoding uncharacterized protein: MKEIQQVDQGAYNHLMEIPAKYWSKSRFNYFPRVDTLVNNMCECFNSIIVEAREKPIVSMLEDIRVYLMNRWSDNRQSIVTYVEEILPKINKKIEREFDKGGEWLAIYAGRDKYEVSSSQGNRAKFVVDLNLHECSCRKFQLTGYPCEHAMSCIRKMCLDVKNFVNKCYRKETYVDCYQHVIYPLNGPNLWSWTENDDVLLPVFRKPIGRPKLSRNKTGDEPRNNGPLSKLSRTGQQQKCSYCFALGHNKRTCPRKCKMEASVKKQNATPQAKKGTGRTRTPKPSKIPAKTTTQPATKLQPKRKSNTQVGGSQESQASSKRARCNSSTC; the protein is encoded by the exons ATGAAGGAGATTCAGCAGGTTGATCAAGGAGCTTATAATCATCTCATGGAGATCCCTGCCAAGTATTGGAGCAAGTCCaggtttaattattttcctaGAGTTGATACACTTGTAAACAACATGTGTGAGTGTTTTAACTCTATTATTGTAGAGGCTAGAGAGAAACCTATTGTGTCTATGCTAGAAGATATTAGGGTTTATCTAATGAATAGGTGGAGTGATAACAGACAAAGTATAGTTACATATGTCGAAGAAATTTTgccaaaaataaacaagaaaattgaaaGAGAGTTTGATAAGGGTGGGGAGTGGTTGGCCATATATGCTGGTAGGGACAAGTATGAAGTGTCTAGCAGTCAGGGTAATAGAGCCAAGTTTGTTGTGGACTTAAACTTACATGAGTGCTCATGTAGAAAATTTCAACTAACAGGTTACCCTTGTGAGCATGCCATGAGTTGCATTAGGAAAATGTGTCTAGATGTTAAGAACTTTGTGAACAAGTGTTATAGGAAAGAGACCTACGTGGACTGCTATCAACATGTAATCTACCCACTGAATGGACCAAATCTCTGGTCTTGGACTGAGAATGATGATGTGCTGCTACCAGTGTTTAGGAAACCAATAGGGCGCCCAAAACTGAGCAGGAACAAGACTGGTGATGAGCCACGCAACAATGGACCACTATCTAAGTTATCCAGGACTGGACAACAACAAAAATGTTCATATTGTTTTGCACTTGGTCATAACAAAAGAACCTGTCCTAGAAAATGTAAGATGGAGGCCTCAGTAAAAAAG CAGAATGCAACTCCACAAGCCAAGAAAGGTACTGGCAGAACTAGGACTCCAAAACCCAGCAAGATCCCAGCCAAGACAACAACACAACCAGCAACAAAACTTCAGCCAAAGAGGAAGAGCAATACACAAGTTGGAGGGAGCCAGGAGTCACAAGCATCCTCCAAGAGAGCTAGATGCAACAGCAGCACCTGTTAA